A window from Pseudomonas sp. MRSN 12121 encodes these proteins:
- a CDS encoding LysR family transcriptional regulator: MTRIPDANVIHSRLRLRQLRLMLALQEFGSLRRAADHIGMTQPAATKMLHEAEDLLGVELFERLPRGMRPTPFGETVIYYARMVFAELSGMREELVALESGNLGRVTVGAIPALASGLLTRTIATLKKSHPRLSMSIQVDTSDVLVQALLQDQLDIVLGRIPAGARAEELLFDSLGEEALCVIAGAQNPLAQATQLSWGQLQDETWVLQQHPSPMRSIINQVFHDARVDIPSSIVETTSIMTLLSLVQQTDMIGVTPVSVVEDYPGRDLLAVLPIHFEARLPPFGLITRRHRIQSSAMQAFMNSVRSEQQLSQA; the protein is encoded by the coding sequence ATGACTCGAATTCCCGATGCCAACGTGATCCACAGCCGCCTGCGCCTGCGGCAACTGCGGTTGATGCTGGCCTTGCAGGAGTTCGGTTCGTTGCGCCGGGCCGCCGACCACATAGGAATGACCCAGCCGGCGGCGACCAAGATGCTGCACGAGGCCGAGGACCTGCTGGGGGTCGAGCTGTTCGAGCGCCTGCCCCGGGGCATGCGCCCGACACCCTTCGGCGAGACGGTGATCTATTACGCGCGCATGGTCTTCGCCGAGCTCAGCGGCATGCGCGAAGAACTGGTGGCGCTGGAGTCCGGCAACCTCGGGCGAGTCACGGTCGGGGCCATTCCGGCGCTGGCCTCGGGGCTGCTGACCCGCACCATCGCCACCTTGAAAAAAAGCCACCCGCGGCTGTCCATGAGCATCCAGGTCGACACCAGCGATGTGCTGGTCCAGGCCCTGCTGCAGGATCAGCTGGATATCGTGCTGGGGCGGATTCCCGCAGGCGCGCGGGCGGAAGAATTGTTGTTCGACAGCCTCGGGGAAGAGGCGCTGTGCGTGATCGCCGGGGCGCAGAATCCGTTGGCGCAGGCCACGCAGTTGAGCTGGGGGCAATTGCAGGACGAGACCTGGGTGTTGCAACAACATCCCAGCCCCATGCGTTCGATCATCAACCAGGTGTTCCACGACGCACGGGTGGACATTCCCAGCAGCATCGTCGAGACCACCTCGATCATGACCCTGCTGTCGCTGGTGCAGCAGACCGATATGATCGGGGTCACGCCGGTGTCGGTGGTCGAAGACTATCCGGGGCGCGACTTGCTGGCGGTGCTGCCCATCCACTTCGAGGCGCGGCTGCCACCCTTCGGCCTGATTACCCGCCGGCACCGCATCCAGTCATCGGCGATGCAGGCCTTCATGAATTCGGTGCGATCCGAGCAGCAGTTGTCCCAGGCCTGA
- a CDS encoding tripartite tricarboxylate transporter permease yields the protein MSEFDSLLQGMNLILTPGHIGLMVVGVLLGILVGVLPGLGAPNGVALLLPLTFTMAPVSAIILLSCMYWGALFGGSITSILFNIPGEPSSVATTFDGYPMAREGRAAEALTAAFSSALIGALCGVLLLTFLSTRIAEFAMSFSSPEFFAVYLLAFCTFIGMSKNPPLKTVVAMMIGFAMAAVGMDTVSGNLRLTFDQPLLMTGISFEVAVIGLFGIGEILCTVEEGLVFRGERGRITPMVILRTWARLPRYWLTIVRSTLVGCWMGITPGGPTAASFMSYSLARRFSKNRGNFGKGEVEGVIAPETADHAAGTSALLPMLTLGIPGSATAAVMLGGLMIWGLHPGPTLFVEQHDFVWGLIASMYLGNVVSLIVVLATVPLFASILRIPFSIIAPIIIMICAIGAYSVHNAFFDVVLMLGFGALGYLFKKLGYPIAPLVLAAVLGDKAEDAFRQSMLFSDGQLGIFWSNPLAGSLTTAALAMLFWPLLSRGVRSLWGWRGRRPAKTKAVS from the coding sequence ATGAGCGAATTCGATTCCCTGCTGCAAGGCATGAACCTGATCCTCACCCCCGGGCATATCGGCCTGATGGTGGTCGGCGTGCTGCTGGGCATCCTGGTCGGCGTGCTGCCCGGCCTCGGCGCGCCCAACGGCGTGGCGCTGTTGCTGCCCCTGACCTTCACCATGGCCCCGGTGTCGGCGATCATCCTGCTCTCGTGCATGTACTGGGGGGCGTTGTTCGGCGGGTCGATCACCTCGATCCTGTTCAACATCCCGGGCGAGCCGTCATCGGTGGCCACCACCTTCGACGGCTATCCCATGGCCCGCGAAGGCCGCGCCGCCGAAGCCCTGACCGCGGCCTTCAGCTCGGCGCTGATCGGCGCCCTGTGCGGGGTGTTGCTGCTGACCTTCCTGTCCACGCGCATCGCCGAGTTCGCCATGTCCTTCAGTTCGCCGGAGTTCTTCGCGGTGTACCTGCTGGCGTTCTGCACCTTTATCGGCATGAGCAAGAACCCGCCGCTGAAAACCGTGGTGGCGATGATGATCGGCTTCGCCATGGCCGCGGTCGGCATGGACACCGTGTCCGGCAACCTGCGCCTGACCTTCGACCAGCCGCTGCTGATGACCGGGATCAGCTTCGAGGTGGCGGTGATCGGCCTGTTCGGCATCGGCGAAATCCTCTGCACCGTCGAGGAAGGCCTGGTGTTCCGCGGCGAGCGCGGGCGCATCACGCCGATGGTGATCCTGCGCACCTGGGCGCGGCTGCCGCGCTACTGGCTGACCATCGTGCGCAGCACCCTGGTGGGCTGCTGGATGGGCATCACCCCGGGCGGACCGACGGCCGCGTCGTTCATGAGCTACAGCCTGGCGCGGCGGTTCTCGAAGAACCGCGGCAACTTCGGCAAGGGCGAAGTCGAAGGGGTGATCGCCCCGGAAACCGCCGACCATGCCGCCGGCACCAGCGCCCTGTTGCCGATGCTGACCCTGGGCATTCCCGGCTCGGCCACGGCGGCGGTGATGCTCGGCGGCCTGATGATCTGGGGCCTGCACCCGGGGCCGACGCTGTTCGTCGAACAGCACGACTTTGTCTGGGGCCTGATCGCCAGCATGTACCTGGGCAACGTGGTCAGCCTGATCGTGGTCCTGGCCACCGTGCCGCTGTTCGCCTCGATCCTGCGGATCCCGTTCTCGATCATCGCGCCGATCATCATCATGATCTGCGCCATCGGTGCCTACTCGGTGCACAACGCCTTCTTCGACGTGGTGCTGATGCTCGGCTTCGGCGCCCTGGGCTATCTGTTCAAGAAGCTCGGCTACCCGATCGCCCCGCTGGTCCTGGCAGCGGTGCTGGGGGACAAGGCCGAAGACGCCTTCCGCCAGTCGATGCTGTTCTCCGACGGGCAACTGGGGATCTTCTGGTCCAACCCGCTGGCGGGCAGCCTGACCACCGCCGCCCTGGCGATGCTGTTCTGGCCCCTGCTCTCGCGCGGCGTGCGCAGCCTGTGGGGCTGGCGCGGCCGGCGCCCGGCAAAAACCAAGGCGGTGTCCTGA
- a CDS encoding tripartite tricarboxylate transporter TctB family protein produces MSRSTDSSTLLGTRWVELGLALFTASLGAVVMFGSAEQGIGWGDTGPEPGYFPFYIGLLLSVASLANGLSTLLRWHALDVAFVSRAAFAQVLSVFMPIALFVAAMPFTGIYLASALFIAWFMWRDRVRARPYGKWMIGGVSLGAVTASYLIFALWFKVPLDAGPPGDWLSLLGSRLK; encoded by the coding sequence ATGTCCCGTTCCACGGATTCTTCAACGCTGCTCGGCACCCGCTGGGTCGAGCTGGGCCTGGCCCTGTTCACCGCGTCGCTAGGCGCGGTGGTGATGTTCGGCAGCGCCGAACAAGGCATCGGCTGGGGCGACACCGGCCCCGAGCCCGGCTACTTCCCCTTCTACATCGGCCTGTTGCTGAGCGTCGCCAGCCTGGCCAACGGCCTGTCGACCCTGCTGCGCTGGCACGCCCTGGACGTGGCGTTCGTCAGCCGCGCGGCCTTTGCCCAGGTGCTGTCGGTGTTCATGCCGATCGCCCTGTTCGTCGCCGCCATGCCCTTTACCGGGATCTACCTGGCCTCGGCGCTGTTCATCGCCTGGTTCATGTGGCGCGACCGGGTGCGCGCCAGGCCCTACGGCAAATGGATGATCGGCGGCGTGTCCCTCGGTGCGGTCACCGCCAGCTACCTGATCTTCGCCCTGTGGTTCAAGGTGCCGCTGGATGCCGGCCCGCCAGGCGACTGGTTGAGCCTGCTGGGGAGCCGCCTGAAATGA
- a CDS encoding tripartite tricarboxylate transporter substrate binding protein, which translates to MRTRFVRRTSRLLLGCTLLGASTLPALAHAWQPDKNVEIVIAGGPGGGTDQLGRLIQSIITTHKLLDVNTIVLNKGGGNGAEAFLDLKMAKGDAEKLVIGTNNIYLLPLVSRLGYQWQELTPVAALAEDDFILWSYKGAPWKDARGFYDAVKSDPSKLRMGGSQSKDVDQTLTLLLNRSTGAKLTYIPFKSGSEAATQLAGKHIAANLNNPAESISQWRGDQVEPLCVFSQQRMQYTAKVAGDKAWADIPTCHEQGLGIDQYRFPRTVFMPGEVSAEQRAFYVELMRKVTQTPEFKAYVAQNALVPTFLEGESLTAYIEQDTARVTPVFKDAGWLRD; encoded by the coding sequence ATGCGGACAAGATTCGTTCGTCGCACCTCACGCCTGCTCCTGGGCTGCACCCTGCTCGGCGCCAGCACCCTGCCTGCCCTCGCCCACGCCTGGCAGCCCGACAAGAACGTCGAGATCGTCATCGCCGGCGGCCCCGGTGGCGGCACCGACCAGCTCGGCCGGCTGATCCAGTCGATCATCACCACCCACAAGCTGCTGGACGTCAACACCATCGTCCTCAACAAGGGCGGCGGCAACGGCGCCGAGGCCTTCCTCGACCTGAAGATGGCCAAGGGCGATGCCGAGAAACTGGTGATCGGCACCAACAACATCTACCTGCTGCCGCTGGTATCCAGGCTCGGTTACCAATGGCAGGAACTGACCCCGGTCGCCGCCCTCGCCGAGGACGACTTCATTCTCTGGAGCTACAAGGGCGCGCCCTGGAAAGACGCCAGGGGCTTTTACGACGCGGTGAAGAGCGACCCCTCGAAACTGCGCATGGGCGGCAGCCAGTCCAAGGACGTCGACCAGACCCTGACCCTGCTGCTGAACCGCAGCACCGGCGCCAAGCTGACCTACATTCCCTTCAAGAGCGGCAGCGAAGCGGCGACCCAATTGGCCGGCAAGCACATCGCCGCCAACCTCAACAATCCCGCCGAAAGCATCAGCCAATGGCGCGGCGACCAGGTCGAGCCGCTGTGCGTGTTCAGCCAACAGCGCATGCAATACACCGCCAAGGTCGCCGGCGACAAAGCCTGGGCCGATATCCCCACCTGCCACGAGCAGGGCCTGGGCATCGACCAGTACCGTTTCCCGCGCACCGTGTTCATGCCCGGCGAGGTCAGCGCCGAGCAGCGGGCGTTCTACGTCGAGCTGATGCGCAAGGTCACCCAGACTCCGGAGTTCAAGGCCTACGTGGCGCAGAACGCCCTGGTGCCGACCTTCCTCGAAGGCGAGTCGCTGACCGCCTATATCGAGCAAGACACTGCCCGCGTCACCCCGGTGTTCAAGGACGCCGGCTGGCTGCGCGACTGA
- a CDS encoding 4-hydroxythreonine-4-phosphate dehydrogenase PdxA, whose protein sequence is MNKSKIAMVLGDPAGIGPELIARLLSDAKVRQQARVILIADEAEMRRGMDLAGQAFPYRQVASLEQLEFVDDTPLFYDFRGQAVGAFPRGEASAIGGRYSLDTLELALRLTESGATDALLFGPLNKTSLHMAGMAHNDELHWFAELLDFHGPFCEFNVLDNLWTSRVTSHVALADVPGLLSQARVVEAIQLIDSALKRSGLAQPRIGVCGLNPHNGDNGSFGREELDIIGPAVASARALGIAAEGPYPGDTIFLKVQGDASAFDAVVTMYHDQGQIAIKLMGFSRGVTVQGGLPIPITTPAHGTAFDIAGQGKANVGAIRQAFEIACRMGSHRY, encoded by the coding sequence ATGAACAAAAGCAAAATCGCCATGGTCCTGGGCGACCCCGCGGGCATCGGCCCGGAATTGATCGCCCGCTTGTTGAGCGATGCCAAGGTGCGCCAGCAGGCCCGGGTGATCCTGATCGCCGACGAGGCCGAGATGCGCCGCGGCATGGACCTCGCCGGGCAGGCTTTCCCCTACCGCCAGGTGGCCTCCCTGGAACAACTGGAGTTCGTCGACGACACGCCGTTGTTCTACGACTTTCGCGGCCAGGCCGTGGGCGCCTTCCCTCGCGGCGAGGCCAGTGCGATCGGTGGGCGCTACAGCCTCGACACCCTGGAACTGGCGTTGCGCCTGACCGAAAGCGGAGCCACCGACGCGTTGTTGTTCGGCCCCTTGAACAAGACCTCGCTGCACATGGCCGGCATGGCCCATAACGATGAACTGCACTGGTTCGCCGAGCTGCTGGATTTCCACGGGCCGTTCTGCGAGTTCAACGTGCTCGACAACCTCTGGACCTCGCGGGTGACCTCCCATGTGGCCCTGGCGGATGTGCCGGGCCTGCTCAGCCAGGCGCGCGTGGTGGAGGCTATCCAGCTGATCGACAGCGCGCTCAAGCGCAGCGGCCTGGCGCAACCGCGAATCGGCGTGTGCGGGCTCAACCCGCACAATGGCGACAACGGTTCGTTCGGCCGCGAGGAGCTGGACATCATCGGCCCGGCGGTGGCCAGCGCCCGGGCCCTGGGGATCGCGGCCGAGGGGCCGTATCCGGGCGACACCATCTTCCTCAAGGTGCAGGGCGATGCCAGTGCCTTCGATGCGGTGGTGACCATGTACCACGACCAGGGGCAGATCGCGATCAAGCTCATGGGGTTCTCCCGCGGCGTCACGGTCCAGGGCGGCCTGCCGATCCCCATCACCACCCCGGCCCACGGCACCGCCTTCGACATCGCCGGGCAGGGCAAGGCCAACGTCGGGGCGATCCGCCAGGCGTTCGAGATCGCCTGCCGCATGGGCAGCCACCGCTACTGA
- a CDS encoding amidohydrolase — protein sequence MSEVRALWDGPIVDAHHHFWDPQNNPHPWLRPQARIDFRYGDYSALKRRYFPEDYFADAGPHRVVRTVYVETEWEPSDPIGETRFIEQLAARYGVPNAVVAQAWLDHPDACAVLAEQASFACVRSVRHKPGGPLSPGQVGQVRTLMSDERWRRGYAELQGLGLHFDLQTPWWNLPEAERLARDFPGITLILNHTGLPSDRSEHGLRAWHAAMARLAGWPNVRVKISGLGQAGKPWRAEDNAWIVRQTIALFGSERAMFASNFPVDSLCGSFDTIYSGFKHMVADLPRADQQRLFYGNALRLYRCEPCASDPIQPEPVRSEA from the coding sequence ATGAGTGAGGTTCGGGCGCTATGGGACGGACCGATAGTCGACGCCCATCATCACTTCTGGGACCCGCAGAACAACCCCCATCCGTGGCTGCGGCCGCAGGCCCGCATCGACTTTCGCTACGGCGACTACAGCGCGCTCAAGCGCCGTTATTTTCCCGAGGACTATTTCGCCGACGCCGGCCCGCACCGGGTGGTGCGCACGGTGTATGTGGAAACCGAATGGGAGCCCAGCGATCCGATTGGCGAAACCCGCTTCATCGAACAACTGGCCGCCCGCTACGGCGTGCCCAACGCGGTGGTGGCGCAGGCCTGGCTCGACCATCCGGACGCGTGCGCGGTGCTTGCCGAGCAGGCATCGTTCGCCTGTGTGCGCAGCGTGCGGCACAAGCCCGGCGGTCCGCTGTCGCCCGGGCAAGTGGGGCAGGTCCGCACCTTGATGAGCGACGAGCGCTGGCGCCGCGGCTACGCCGAACTGCAAGGCCTGGGGTTGCACTTCGACTTGCAGACGCCCTGGTGGAACCTGCCGGAGGCCGAACGCCTGGCCCGCGACTTTCCCGGGATCACCCTGATCCTCAACCACACCGGCTTGCCCAGCGACCGCAGCGAACACGGCCTGCGGGCCTGGCATGCGGCCATGGCGCGGCTGGCCGGATGGCCCAACGTGCGGGTGAAGATTTCCGGCCTGGGGCAGGCCGGCAAGCCCTGGCGCGCGGAGGACAACGCCTGGATCGTCCGGCAGACCATCGCCCTGTTCGGCAGCGAGCGGGCCATGTTCGCCAGCAACTTTCCGGTGGACAGCCTCTGTGGATCGTTCGACACCATCTACAGCGGTTTCAAGCACATGGTCGCCGATCTGCCGCGCGCCGATCAGCAGCGCCTGTTCTACGGCAACGCCCTGCGCCTCTACCGCTGCGAGCCTTGCGCCAGCGACCCGATCCAGCCCGAACCTGTGAGGAGTGAAGCATGA
- a CDS encoding DMT family transporter has product MLVISKKSALAAASTSLFVLLWSSGAIFSKWGLAHASPFAFLLIRFAIALCGLVLLVPLLRLRLPRGRKPMLFAVATGLVLLGMYQIFYLLALDLKVTPGVMATIMGVQPILTVVIMERQRSWGRMFGLALGLAGLIMVVYQGIGLAGMSLAGMLFGLLALASMTLGSIMQKRITDNPLGTLPVQYLAGLLLCTLFVPFQPFHFEHSVGFIVPVLWMGLVVSVLATLLLYRLIARGNLVNVTSLFYLVPAVTAVMDYLVFGNRLALLSLFGMLLIIVGLVFVFRKSA; this is encoded by the coding sequence ATGTTGGTCATTTCAAAAAAGTCCGCGCTCGCGGCGGCTTCCACGAGCCTGTTCGTCCTGCTCTGGAGCAGTGGCGCGATCTTCTCCAAGTGGGGGCTGGCGCATGCCTCGCCCTTTGCCTTCCTGCTGATCCGTTTCGCTATCGCCCTGTGCGGGCTGGTGCTGCTGGTGCCGCTGCTCAGGCTGCGCCTGCCCCGTGGGCGCAAGCCGATGCTGTTCGCGGTGGCCACCGGCCTGGTGCTGCTGGGGATGTACCAGATCTTCTACCTGCTGGCCCTGGACCTGAAGGTCACGCCCGGGGTCATGGCCACCATCATGGGGGTGCAACCGATCCTCACGGTGGTGATCATGGAGCGCCAGCGTTCCTGGGGCCGGATGTTCGGCCTCGCACTGGGCCTGGCCGGCTTGATCATGGTGGTGTACCAGGGGATCGGCCTGGCCGGCATGTCGCTGGCCGGGATGCTCTTCGGGCTGCTGGCCCTGGCGAGCATGACCCTGGGGTCGATCATGCAGAAGCGCATCACCGACAACCCGCTGGGCACCCTGCCGGTGCAGTACCTGGCCGGGTTGTTGCTGTGCACGCTGTTCGTGCCGTTCCAGCCATTCCACTTCGAGCACAGCGTCGGCTTCATCGTCCCGGTGCTGTGGATGGGGCTGGTGGTCTCGGTGCTGGCGACCCTGCTGCTGTACCGCCTGATCGCCCGCGGCAATCTGGTCAACGTCACCAGCCTGTTCTACCTGGTGCCGGCGGTGACCGCGGTGATGGATTACCTGGTGTTCGGCAACCGGCTGGCGCTGCTGAGCCTGTTCGGCATGCTGCTGATCATCGTCGGGCTGGTGTTCGTCTTTCGTAAAAGCGCCTGA
- a CDS encoding aspartyl/asparaginyl beta-hydroxylase domain-containing protein — MSLSFAAKFAVLLLFIGSTLYVHLRGKARLPVLRQFVNHSALFAPYNALMYLFSGVPSKPYLDRSKFPELDVLKDNWQVIRDEAMHLFDEGYIRAAEKNNDAGFGSFFKKGWKRFYLKWYDKPLPSAELLCPRTVELVSRIPNVKGAMFALLPGGSHLNPHRDPFAGSLRYHLGLSTPNSDDCRIFVDGQVYAWRDGEDVMFDETYVHWVKNETEQTRVILFCDIERPLSNRLMTRVNRWISGWLGRATAPQNLDDERVGGINQAYAWSKRFSDRISGVVKQWKRRHPKLYRVMRPVLAVVVLTALGYWLFG; from the coding sequence ATGAGCCTTTCGTTTGCCGCCAAGTTCGCGGTGTTGTTGCTGTTCATCGGCAGCACGCTCTACGTGCACCTGCGCGGCAAGGCGCGACTGCCGGTGCTGCGCCAGTTCGTCAACCATTCGGCGCTGTTCGCACCTTATAACGCCTTGATGTACCTGTTTTCCGGTGTGCCTTCCAAGCCTTACCTGGACCGCAGCAAGTTCCCCGAACTGGATGTGCTCAAGGACAACTGGCAGGTCATCCGCGACGAGGCCATGCACCTGTTCGACGAGGGGTATATCCGTGCCGCCGAGAAGAACAACGACGCCGGCTTCGGTTCGTTCTTCAAGAAGGGCTGGAAGCGTTTCTACCTCAAGTGGTACGACAAACCGCTGCCGTCGGCCGAATTGCTGTGCCCCAGGACCGTTGAACTGGTCAGCCGCATTCCCAACGTCAAGGGCGCGATGTTCGCCCTGCTGCCCGGTGGCAGCCACCTCAACCCGCACCGCGATCCGTTCGCCGGTTCCCTGCGCTATCACCTGGGCCTGTCCACGCCGAACTCCGACGATTGCCGGATTTTCGTCGACGGCCAGGTCTACGCCTGGCGCGACGGTGAAGACGTGATGTTCGACGAAACCTACGTGCACTGGGTGAAGAACGAGACCGAGCAGACCCGCGTGATCCTGTTCTGCGATATCGAGCGGCCGCTGAGCAACCGCCTGATGACCCGCGTCAACCGCTGGATCAGCGGCTGGCTGGGGCGGGCCACCGCGCCGCAGAACCTCGACGACGAGCGCGTCGGCGGCATCAACCAGGCCTATGCCTGGAGCAAGCGTTTCAGCGATCGCATCAGTGGCGTGGTCAAGCAGTGGAAGCGCCGCCATCCCAAGCTCTATCGCGTCATGCGGCCGGTGCTGGCGGTAGTGGTCCTGACCGCCCTGGGCTACTGGTTGTTCGGCTAA
- a CDS encoding MFS transporter, with translation MARSSASLHLPQGTLDAAPATPGATLRASSVRWRIFAIVFALTMVNLIDRVSLSIAMPTIAHEFALSPSLQGLILSSFFWAYALLQIPGGWLIDRFGPHRVIAWSTGLWGTFQVLAAFATSGLSLLFARVALGAAEAPLFPSGGKLISLWLAPGERSRGAVLMDSGSPLGVAIGGLLIAYLIALLDSWRLAFVIAGVATLLLAWVAYRYLRDDPARHPQVNAAELAQIDAGRATPAAEAARAPVKGLGIAARSLSGLLIGRGSWAMVYFGLLTWGPSYLAQARGFDIKGIGAATFVIFICGALGSLTGGFLCDGLIRKGVGRGLAVKSLLAFSGVVALLAFLLLPTLSHPFAAVALLALTAFFLMWGSLYWSFPALLAAPARVGLIGGVMNMAGSTGGIAVPILVGVILQWAGGFAPVLGFFAACSALFVLATLLISLDGPAQVSHE, from the coding sequence ATGGCTCGTTCCAGTGCTTCCCTGCACCTGCCCCAAGGGACGCTCGACGCGGCGCCCGCAACCCCGGGCGCCACGCTCCGGGCCAGCTCGGTACGCTGGCGGATCTTCGCGATCGTCTTCGCCCTGACCATGGTCAACCTGATCGACCGGGTCTCGCTGTCCATCGCCATGCCGACCATCGCCCATGAGTTCGCCCTGTCGCCGAGCCTGCAGGGGCTGATTCTCAGCAGCTTCTTCTGGGCCTACGCGCTGTTGCAGATTCCCGGTGGCTGGCTGATCGACCGTTTCGGCCCGCACCGGGTCATCGCCTGGTCGACCGGCCTGTGGGGCACTTTCCAGGTGCTGGCGGCCTTCGCCACGAGCGGTCTGTCCTTGCTGTTCGCCCGGGTGGCCCTGGGCGCGGCGGAGGCGCCACTGTTTCCGTCCGGCGGCAAGCTGATTTCCCTGTGGCTGGCGCCCGGCGAACGCAGTCGCGGCGCGGTGCTGATGGACAGCGGCAGCCCGCTGGGCGTGGCCATCGGCGGGTTGCTGATCGCCTACCTGATCGCGCTGCTCGATTCCTGGCGGCTGGCGTTCGTGATTGCCGGCGTGGCGACCCTGCTGCTGGCCTGGGTGGCCTACCGCTACCTGCGGGACGATCCGGCCCGCCATCCGCAGGTCAATGCCGCCGAACTCGCGCAGATCGATGCCGGCCGCGCCACGCCGGCCGCCGAGGCGGCACGGGCGCCGGTCAAGGGGCTGGGCATCGCCGCGCGCTCCCTGAGCGGCCTGCTGATCGGCCGCGGCAGCTGGGCCATGGTCTATTTCGGGCTGCTGACCTGGGGGCCGAGCTACCTGGCCCAGGCGCGGGGCTTCGATATCAAGGGCATCGGCGCCGCCACCTTCGTGATTTTCATCTGCGGCGCCCTGGGGTCGCTGACCGGTGGGTTCCTCTGCGACGGCTTGATCCGCAAGGGCGTCGGCCGTGGCCTGGCGGTCAAGAGCCTGCTGGCGTTTTCCGGGGTGGTCGCACTGTTGGCGTTCCTGCTGCTGCCGACCCTGAGCCATCCCTTCGCGGCGGTGGCGCTGCTGGCCCTGACCGCGTTTTTCCTGATGTGGGGCAGCCTCTACTGGAGCTTCCCGGCCCTGCTTGCCGCCCCGGCGCGGGTCGGCCTGATCGGTGGGGTGATGAATATGGCCGGCAGCACCGGCGGCATTGCCGTGCCGATCCTGGTGGGGGTGATCCTGCAATGGGCCGGCGGATTCGCCCCGGTGCTGGGATTCTTCGCGGCGTGCTCGGCGCTGTTCGTGCTGGCCACCTTGCTGATCAGCCTCGACGGCCCTGCGCAGGTGTCCCATGAGTGA